A single genomic interval of Desulfobacterales bacterium harbors:
- a CDS encoding HD domain-containing protein: MANEKIKLTIDALIQIVEKGGRVKTGIDIYSKSGVLLLDKDALVNTPKPLLLIKRSGITDLLFDPREMGGLWDQNGNPIEIKPAIKPTAQFAELSNSGEVEKRVKNITELKNEASRRYLKAKENIKKVISDIRRTGGKFDYETVEHTVTDLVDFISDNNNAFFYLTKDIFSYDDYLYHHAINVCTIGTAILKKFTAQFETDITTIARNKMFQISIGYFLHDVGKVLIPDHVLNKTRQLTPEEFAVIKTHSYEKGQFLLELNGIKAPEIQAIVKYHHSAIQKGELNCYPDMDFPEKLPAYVKICKLADMYDAMTSKRCYKEAYNPVSVVTNIVRKYATKDQTLRYILHSFVKAIGIYPAGSVVRLTNHQLAYVLDSEGPLVIPFTGVNKVPLTGVPAPVDMENEKLKDVGLSIDMDTPLLSPIEAYALLPEHMKQMVLN, translated from the coding sequence ATGGCGAATGAGAAAATTAAATTAACGATCGACGCTTTGATCCAAATCGTGGAAAAAGGCGGCCGGGTCAAAACGGGAATTGACATTTATTCAAAATCCGGTGTGCTGCTTCTCGATAAGGACGCTCTGGTGAATACCCCAAAACCGCTGCTATTGATAAAGAGGAGCGGAATTACCGACCTGCTTTTCGATCCTCGCGAAATGGGCGGGTTGTGGGACCAAAACGGCAATCCGATAGAAATCAAGCCCGCGATTAAGCCGACCGCGCAATTTGCGGAGCTCTCAAATTCCGGGGAAGTGGAAAAGCGGGTTAAAAATATCACCGAGTTGAAAAATGAGGCGTCCCGAAGATATTTAAAAGCAAAAGAAAACATCAAAAAGGTTATTTCCGATATTCGCAGAACCGGCGGTAAATTCGATTATGAAACCGTAGAGCATACCGTTACCGACCTCGTTGATTTCATTTCGGATAATAATAATGCCTTTTTCTATTTAACCAAAGATATCTTTTCATATGACGATTATCTCTATCATCACGCCATCAATGTCTGTACCATCGGTACCGCCATTTTAAAAAAATTCACGGCCCAATTTGAAACGGATATCACGACGATAGCCCGCAATAAAATGTTTCAGATCTCCATCGGATATTTTCTTCATGATGTGGGCAAGGTGCTCATTCCGGATCATGTGCTGAATAAAACCCGCCAACTGACGCCCGAAGAATTTGCTGTGATAAAAACCCACTCCTATGAAAAAGGGCAGTTTTTATTAGAGCTAAATGGCATCAAGGCGCCTGAAATACAGGCCATCGTCAAATATCATCACAGCGCCATACAAAAAGGCGAGCTAAATTGCTATCCCGATATGGATTTCCCCGAAAAATTACCGGCATATGTAAAGATATGCAAGCTCGCTGATATGTACGATGCCATGACGTCCAAACGCTGTTATAAGGAAGCCTATAACCCGGTCAGCGTGGTAACCAATATTGTCAGAAAATATGCCACAAAGGACCAAACACTAAGATATATTTTACATTCCTTTGTGAAAGCGATCGGTATCTATCCGGCCGGCAGTGTCGTTCGGCTGACAAACCATCAGTTGGCGTATGTCCTTGACAGTGAAGGGCCGCTGGTGATCCCCTTTACGGGCGTCAACAAGGTGCCGCTGACAGGAGTCCCGGCACCCGTTGATATGGAAAATGAAAAACTCAAAGATGTTGGCCTGAGCATCGATATGGACACGCCACTCCTTTCGCCTATCGAGGCATATGCCTTATTGCCGGAGCATATGAAACAGATGGTTTTAAATTAA
- a CDS encoding TRAP transporter substrate-binding protein, giving the protein MNKKAALITMVVFFGLAIFSVNVPAVRAETKLTYSCFFPPTHIQSKLAEEWAKEVGKRTDGQVKVEYYPGQTLTKAQQCYDGVVEGLSDIGLSCLSYTRGRFPVMAAVDLPMGYTSGLMATNVANDVLKKFNPKEFHDVNVMYLHAHGPGLVHTRGKPVHAMADMKGLKFRATGTSALVVSALGGMPVPKPMPENYEMLQKGVVDGSMHPFESNKGWRLGEVLDYATGSFSTAYTTTFFVVMNKDKWASLPGNVQAIIEQINAEWALKHAEAWDTSDMEGIKYFLDQGGQIVGLKANEQAACKKAVEPILSDYVKDAKAKGIENAHEIVDFIAQQVTAK; this is encoded by the coding sequence ATGAACAAAAAGGCAGCGCTGATTACCATGGTTGTTTTTTTCGGGCTGGCAATTTTTTCCGTCAATGTTCCTGCGGTCCGAGCGGAAACCAAACTAACCTACAGTTGTTTTTTCCCGCCGACGCATATTCAGAGCAAGCTCGCTGAAGAATGGGCTAAGGAAGTGGGAAAAAGAACCGATGGTCAGGTGAAGGTTGAGTATTATCCGGGTCAAACGCTTACCAAAGCGCAACAGTGCTATGACGGCGTGGTTGAAGGACTCTCCGATATCGGGTTATCTTGCTTGTCGTACACTCGAGGACGTTTCCCGGTGATGGCGGCCGTCGATCTGCCCATGGGATATACCAGCGGGCTCATGGCAACGAATGTCGCCAATGATGTCCTTAAAAAATTCAACCCCAAGGAGTTCCATGACGTCAACGTCATGTACCTTCATGCCCATGGCCCCGGACTGGTGCATACCAGAGGAAAGCCGGTTCATGCGATGGCGGATATGAAAGGCCTAAAATTCAGAGCCACCGGAACCAGCGCGTTGGTTGTCAGCGCCTTGGGGGGCATGCCGGTTCCCAAGCCGATGCCCGAAAACTATGAGATGCTTCAAAAAGGCGTGGTCGATGGCTCCATGCACCCCTTTGAATCGAACAAAGGATGGCGGCTGGGCGAGGTGCTTGATTATGCCACCGGCTCATTTAGTACCGCCTATACCACGACTTTTTTTGTGGTAATGAATAAAGACAAATGGGCGTCATTACCTGGAAACGTTCAAGCCATCATCGAGCAGATCAATGCCGAATGGGCGCTTAAACACGCAGAAGCCTGGGATACCAGTGATATGGAGGGAATTAAATATTTCCTTGACCAGGGTGGTCAGATCGTCGGGCTTAAGGCGAATGAGCAAGCCGCCTGTAAAAAGGCCGTTGAACCGATCCTTTCCGATTATGTAAAGGACGCTAAAGCAAAAGGTATTGAAAACGCTCATGAAATCGTAGATTTTATTGCACAGCAAGTTACTGCAAAATAG
- a CDS encoding PEP/pyruvate-binding domain-containing protein translates to MQIQSKALEVNIADYHIDVDIDPKYEVMQLVMSRYYGLMEGLNTFLKELSHPYKNWQFIVKESRGYALDYFHLLTAHPRGPEVAELFFEIFLAAIKSGNNAKVQTDAVDNLLLYVQKIIKDAKGDIGRFLPALNTCFRKIAALNVPLFNLFIKSYYQIKRLAALYRQKAADSKVEFDAIGLLLAKYYKNTYAYWLSEVDPHGWFIKAIGKNESAVHLSELFKEISHRRIEAARDDLENYIQSARRKDGTLIDQLITLPGFQEIVEVYREVPQKLLELGRDERTGYRWKIIFLFHMMSISGLSLVHEEALREINRTLSWLIGHESHRQIKRLIDKTFAILKTGTQEFPATVLNCALTMGKGVYQTDESDLINLYIDSMIDLGFQAPKIRGVGNDWQIKANIAHILNIRTWLELIQLNPKWSPKLLSYLTIHLSVCGVFIKDTDLFPRDITRLLNSPIEPVYNLVKQLARLFPVFFNDIGAEGKLRDISTEIDEITRRKDVLVHFLRKQSHVESSNQILDFMRATLVFWTTCDKSILKPFLPPYIYAQVAADGEFVDGIHNTMSLLLKQGLQLPDALLELSDERLNQLLADVRDVSNIDIRRVQLAAKLYKLLYQKYRLDFTEMDHYLSQLRPGAFPNLDALETALAETDSKRKLSGLISFLEEIKTLILSSNRYEARENIYKKRHFTVDIPSMYGSYNELKFDGLGLTFRLESLVNALFDICISKIDLTLITKATFFQIYDLLILFGRALKLDGISSVEFERQLDFLSLSLEMRGFTFTQYLDIIKGFAQAVKNIINDCFNNIHEENLNRIFTRIEKDQILPKYLPRDEMGEDEKLVHRISEIFLRDQIALSLGLQQLDYFLNRILHTLFHQADKLHKAKLQQLLNYDPKRAITTIYDTNKRLFRVIYLGAKGYHLAQLTQFGLPVPPGFIITTEVFRSREIIETYPPAQQNFRDQLADHMKLLEKTAVKVFGDPKNPLLVSVRSGSPISQPGMMDTFLDVGLNEEIAHGIATYTGNTWFAWDNYRRFVQCYGMSFGLSRNHFDAIMADFKKRIGVAYKRGLPGDQMKNMALTYKQLVQDHGIAIQENPFEQLMVIIKKVLDSWESPKAKTYRQIIEISDDWGTTVSVQAMVFGNRSQTSGTGVFFTHNPRWSGDTLKLWGDFTLGNQGEDVVSGLVKTLPISEMQQEIEKRETDITLETHYPAIYNTLLRWANELIYRRGWSPQEIEFTFESSDPKDLYLLQTRDMAMRERKKVLTFDLAECGNDKLLGHGIGVSGGAMSGRAVFSLEEIDHWRNLEPNTPLVLIRGDTVPDDIREIFAADGLLTARGGLTSHAAVVAHRMGKTCVVGCEDLICDENERYFIFRQAKVNSGDHISIDGRGGSVYLGKIKVNEA, encoded by the coding sequence TTGCAGATTCAATCCAAAGCGCTTGAGGTAAACATTGCCGATTATCACATCGATGTCGATATCGACCCGAAATATGAAGTGATGCAACTGGTTATGTCGCGCTATTACGGTCTGATGGAAGGCCTCAACACCTTTTTAAAAGAACTTTCACACCCGTATAAAAACTGGCAATTCATTGTGAAAGAGTCCAGAGGATATGCGCTCGATTATTTTCATCTGCTCACCGCTCACCCCCGCGGACCGGAAGTTGCTGAATTATTTTTTGAAATCTTTCTTGCCGCCATCAAGTCCGGCAATAACGCCAAAGTGCAAACGGACGCAGTGGATAATCTACTGCTGTACGTGCAAAAAATAATTAAAGATGCGAAGGGAGATATCGGGCGGTTTCTCCCCGCGCTGAACACCTGTTTCAGGAAAATCGCCGCGCTGAATGTTCCTTTATTCAACCTGTTCATCAAAAGTTATTACCAAATTAAACGTCTGGCAGCGTTGTATCGGCAAAAAGCCGCCGATTCCAAGGTGGAATTCGATGCCATCGGCCTATTGTTGGCCAAATACTATAAAAACACCTACGCCTACTGGTTGAGTGAGGTCGATCCGCACGGCTGGTTTATCAAAGCGATCGGGAAAAACGAGTCCGCGGTTCATTTGTCGGAACTTTTCAAGGAAATTTCGCATCGGAGAATCGAAGCGGCGCGCGATGATCTTGAGAATTATATTCAATCGGCGAGGAGAAAAGACGGAACGCTTATCGATCAACTGATCACGCTTCCCGGATTTCAGGAAATCGTTGAGGTGTATCGGGAAGTCCCGCAAAAATTGCTCGAGCTGGGAAGGGATGAGCGGACGGGATATCGCTGGAAAATCATTTTTCTCTTCCACATGATGTCCATATCCGGCTTGTCCTTGGTGCATGAAGAGGCTCTCAGGGAAATAAACCGCACGCTAAGCTGGCTGATCGGACACGAATCCCACCGGCAAATCAAACGATTAATTGATAAGACGTTTGCCATTCTGAAAACAGGCACTCAAGAATTTCCTGCTACCGTTCTGAACTGTGCGTTGACCATGGGCAAGGGGGTCTACCAAACCGATGAAAGCGATCTGATCAACCTTTACATCGACTCCATGATTGATCTGGGGTTTCAGGCGCCGAAGATTCGCGGTGTTGGAAATGACTGGCAGATCAAAGCGAATATCGCTCATATTTTAAATATCAGAACCTGGCTAGAGTTAATACAGCTGAACCCCAAATGGTCGCCGAAGCTATTGTCCTATCTGACGATTCACTTATCCGTGTGCGGTGTTTTTATCAAGGACACGGATCTGTTCCCCCGAGACATCACCCGGTTGTTAAATAGCCCTATCGAACCTGTTTACAATTTGGTGAAACAATTGGCCCGTTTGTTTCCCGTGTTTTTCAACGATATCGGCGCGGAAGGAAAGCTTCGGGATATTTCGACCGAAATTGATGAAATCACCCGCCGCAAGGATGTACTGGTCCATTTTCTGCGAAAACAGAGCCATGTCGAGAGCAGCAATCAGATACTGGATTTCATGCGTGCAACGCTTGTTTTTTGGACAACGTGCGACAAGTCGATCCTGAAACCCTTCTTGCCGCCTTATATCTATGCGCAAGTTGCCGCCGACGGTGAATTTGTAGACGGAATTCACAACACCATGTCGTTACTATTAAAGCAAGGGCTTCAGTTGCCGGATGCGCTTCTGGAATTGTCCGACGAGCGGTTGAATCAGTTGCTTGCGGATGTTCGGGACGTATCGAATATTGATATTCGACGCGTTCAGTTGGCGGCAAAGCTCTATAAGCTGCTTTACCAAAAATATCGGCTCGACTTTACGGAAATGGATCACTACCTTTCCCAGCTTAGACCCGGCGCGTTTCCGAATCTGGACGCCCTTGAAACGGCATTGGCGGAAACAGACTCCAAGCGAAAGCTTTCGGGGCTGATCTCTTTTCTCGAGGAGATTAAAACGCTCATTTTAAGCAGCAACCGATATGAGGCACGGGAAAATATTTATAAAAAAAGGCATTTCACCGTCGATATTCCCTCCATGTACGGTTCCTACAACGAACTGAAGTTTGATGGGTTGGGGCTGACGTTTCGGCTTGAGTCGCTGGTCAATGCGTTGTTCGATATCTGCATTTCCAAAATCGATCTGACCCTGATCACCAAGGCGACTTTTTTCCAGATATATGATCTGTTAATATTATTCGGCCGTGCGCTAAAACTCGATGGCATTTCATCAGTTGAATTTGAACGCCAGCTCGATTTTCTCTCCTTGTCTTTGGAAATGCGGGGGTTCACGTTCACGCAATATCTCGATATTATCAAAGGGTTTGCTCAGGCGGTTAAAAACATCATCAACGACTGTTTTAATAATATTCATGAGGAGAATCTGAATCGAATTTTTACCCGAATTGAAAAGGATCAGATTTTACCGAAGTATCTTCCACGGGATGAAATGGGGGAAGATGAGAAACTGGTCCATCGCATCTCGGAAATTTTTCTTCGGGATCAGATTGCACTCTCGTTGGGCCTTCAACAGCTGGACTATTTTTTAAACCGGATTTTGCACACCCTTTTCCATCAGGCCGATAAATTGCACAAAGCCAAACTGCAGCAATTGCTCAATTACGACCCCAAGCGTGCCATAACGACCATCTATGATACCAATAAGCGGCTTTTTCGTGTAATTTATCTGGGTGCTAAGGGGTATCATCTGGCCCAGCTAACGCAATTCGGGTTACCGGTTCCCCCCGGTTTTATTATTACAACCGAGGTGTTTCGCTCCCGGGAAATTATTGAAACCTATCCGCCGGCCCAACAGAACTTTCGCGATCAGTTGGCAGACCACATGAAATTGCTGGAAAAAACTGCCGTGAAAGTTTTTGGTGATCCGAAAAACCCGTTGCTTGTGTCGGTACGAAGCGGCTCTCCGATTTCTCAACCGGGTATGATGGATACCTTTCTGGATGTGGGGTTAAATGAGGAAATTGCTCATGGCATCGCAACATATACGGGAAATACCTGGTTCGCCTGGGATAATTATCGCCGGTTTGTGCAGTGTTACGGCATGTCGTTCGGTTTATCACGGAATCATTTCGATGCGATTATGGCCGATTTCAAGAAACGCATCGGCGTGGCGTATAAGCGGGGTCTTCCGGGCGATCAGATGAAAAACATGGCGCTTACCTATAAGCAGCTTGTTCAGGATCATGGGATCGCGATTCAGGAAAATCCGTTTGAGCAATTGATGGTGATCATCAAAAAGGTGCTGGATTCCTGGGAGTCGCCCAAGGCGAAAACCTATCGTCAAATTATTGAGATATCGGATGATTGGGGAACTACCGTATCGGTTCAGGCCATGGTTTTCGGTAATCGGTCCCAAACATCCGGCACCGGTGTTTTTTTTACGCACAATCCTCGCTGGTCCGGCGACACACTGAAATTGTGGGGCGATTTTACGCTGGGAAATCAGGGGGAGGATGTGGTTTCCGGGCTGGTTAAGACGCTGCCGATATCGGAGATGCAACAGGAAATTGAAAAAAGAGAAACGGACATCACGCTGGAAACCCATTATCCCGCCATTTATAACACCCTGCTCAGATGGGCCAATGAGCTGATTTACCGGCGCGGGTGGAGCCCGCAGGAAATCGAGTTCACCTTTGAAAGCAGCGACCCGAAGGATTTATACCTTCTTCAGACCCGCGATATGGCCATGCGGGAAAGAAAAAAAGTTCTGACCTTTGATTTGGCGGAATGCGGCAACGACAAGCTTCTCGGGCACGGCATTGGTGTCAGCGGGGGCGCGATGAGCGGCCGGGCCGTGTTCAGTCTGGAGGAAATCGATCATTGGCGGAATTTGGAGCCTAACACCCCGCTTGTGTTAATACGAGGGGATACGGTACCCGATGACATTCGGGAAATATTCGCTGCGGACGGGCTGTTGACGGCAAGGGGCGGATTGACCTCACACGCCGCCGTGGTGGCCCATCGAATGGGAAAAACTTGTGTCGTAGGGTGCGAGGATCTGATATGTGATGAAAATGAACGGTATTTTATTTTCCGTCAGGCAAAAGTGAACTCCGGCGATCATATTAGTATTGACGGCCGAGGTGGCTCGGTCTACCTTGGAAAAATCAAGGTAAATGAGGCATAG
- a CDS encoding DUF3786 domain-containing protein: MARVDDYINAKKLAVSQLATLNYQEIADRTGFFRDTDDSYRIQFLNRTYRVTLPEFDFSDTQALDGSGPIEIPLQEQVLILHYMMAQAPVTPWGKWVAYREIPGASFYFEPFTKRAVVPLKNIFGNNLVGFKTAAEKLCGKPISEGDAGFEFLVFPKIPIRLILWEGDEEFAAEGTILFDESIGQLLSAEDVAWLAGMLVYRLAALSK; the protein is encoded by the coding sequence ATGGCGCGCGTGGATGATTATATCAATGCGAAGAAATTGGCAGTGTCTCAGCTGGCAACCTTGAACTATCAAGAGATTGCCGATCGCACGGGTTTTTTTAGGGATACTGATGATAGCTATCGTATTCAGTTTTTAAATCGGACCTATCGGGTGACACTGCCTGAATTTGACTTCAGCGACACACAAGCCCTTGACGGTTCCGGGCCGATTGAAATTCCATTGCAGGAGCAGGTGCTGATTCTTCACTATATGATGGCGCAAGCGCCTGTCACACCTTGGGGAAAATGGGTGGCATATCGTGAAATACCTGGGGCTTCTTTTTATTTCGAACCCTTTACCAAACGGGCTGTCGTTCCGCTGAAAAATATTTTCGGTAATAATTTGGTCGGATTTAAAACTGCTGCCGAAAAATTATGTGGAAAACCCATTTCGGAAGGCGATGCCGGTTTTGAATTCTTGGTTTTTCCCAAAATTCCGATCCGTCTGATCCTCTGGGAAGGAGATGAGGAGTTTGCGGCCGAAGGCACTATCCTCTTCGATGAATCAATCGGGCAACTGTTGTCTGCCGAAGACGTCGCATGGCTTGCCGGCATGCTCGTGTATCGGCTCGCTGCGTTAAGCAAGTAG
- a CDS encoding glyceraldehyde 3-phosphate dehydrogenase NAD-binding domain-containing protein, which yields MVQVSENDKVYKLGINGLGRIGKLTLWHHVGRKYFKELVVNLGREVGAGLTDIAHYIERDSSYGSLSGYLYGFKSRPVISELNEENGCMRVDGMPVTFLRQHRNPADVQWRDNNVRLVVDTTGQFLDPSLSADHPKGAIRGHLDSGAEKVIVSAPFKIADQRALIPDDAVTTVMGINHNDYDPRHHRILSNASCTTTCLAHMIKPLINHFGAKRILSASMATIHAATGSQEVLDRLPKAGGIDLRKNRSIMNNIILTTTGAAKALRLVIPEMNEIGFIAESVRIPTGTGSLIILVVNFQEEMNGESIRREVINNVYRRAQADDPNKYLHYSDQQNVSCDIIGLPKAAAIIEGHETHTRTAELTLDLTKVPGLDEKILSTLKDAGVHVPMTQAVIYGWYDNEMGSYVNMLGDRTVTVAEHM from the coding sequence ATGGTACAGGTTAGTGAAAATGACAAGGTATATAAACTCGGTATCAACGGATTGGGGCGCATCGGCAAACTGACCTTATGGCACCATGTGGGACGCAAATATTTTAAGGAACTGGTCGTTAATCTCGGGCGGGAGGTTGGCGCCGGCCTAACCGATATTGCTCACTATATTGAAAGGGATTCCAGTTATGGCTCCCTCAGTGGCTATTTATATGGGTTTAAGAGCAGGCCGGTTATCTCGGAATTAAATGAAGAAAACGGGTGCATGCGCGTTGACGGCATGCCCGTGACGTTTTTAAGGCAGCATCGCAATCCGGCTGATGTTCAGTGGCGGGATAATAACGTCCGGTTAGTGGTGGACACCACAGGTCAATTTCTAGATCCCTCCCTTTCCGCGGATCATCCCAAAGGCGCTATCCGAGGTCACCTGGATTCAGGTGCCGAAAAAGTCATCGTTTCGGCTCCTTTTAAGATAGCAGACCAACGTGCGCTGATTCCCGATGATGCCGTCACCACAGTGATGGGCATCAACCACAACGATTACGACCCGAGACACCATCGCATTCTTTCCAATGCTTCCTGTACAACCACCTGCTTGGCGCATATGATCAAACCGCTGATCAACCACTTCGGCGCCAAGCGAATCTTGTCGGCTTCCATGGCCACCATTCATGCCGCCACCGGAAGTCAGGAAGTGCTGGACCGGCTGCCTAAAGCCGGCGGAATTGATCTGCGAAAAAACAGAAGTATCATGAACAATATTATTCTCACCACAACAGGGGCGGCCAAGGCATTGCGCCTGGTCATTCCGGAAATGAATGAAATCGGTTTTATCGCGGAATCGGTGCGAATTCCCACCGGAACGGGTTCTTTGATTATTCTGGTGGTCAATTTTCAGGAGGAAATGAACGGGGAATCGATTCGCAGGGAGGTCATCAATAACGTGTACCGCCGAGCCCAGGCCGATGACCCGAACAAATATCTGCATTACTCGGATCAACAGAATGTTTCCTGCGATATTATCGGTCTTCCCAAAGCCGCCGCCATTATCGAGGGACATGAGACCCATACCCGAACAGCGGAATTAACATTGGATTTAACGAAGGTGCCCGGACTTGATGAAAAAATATTGAGCACCCTGAAGGACGCGGGCGTTCACGTTCCCATGACGCAGGCCGTTATTTACGGCTGGTATGACAACGAAATGGGCAGTTATGTGAACATGCTGGGAGATCGTACGGTCACCGTCGCAGAGCATATGTGA
- the rsmA gene encoding 16S rRNA (adenine(1518)-N(6)/adenine(1519)-N(6))-dimethyltransferase RsmA: MSSPGTLLKAQGLHPKKQMGQNFLSDPSTAKMIIARSGITPEAVILEIGAGLGALTIPLGKISSRVYAIEKDTQLLEILKSELALNRIDHVELLNRDILKVDIPAIALSTGRPLVVFGNLPYNISSQVLVQLITARKHLTRCFLMFQKELAQRLVALPGNRDYGRLSVMLQYCAAIRPLATINANLFYPKPKIDSEIIEIDFTRAPGFSVQDEAFLFLVIKAAFSKRRKTLKNSMSKSVLKMDTNLLIQGLETAAIDPVRRAETLSVEEFVRLADCLYKLKF; the protein is encoded by the coding sequence ATGAGCTCTCCCGGAACCCTCTTGAAGGCTCAGGGCCTTCACCCCAAAAAGCAAATGGGTCAGAATTTTTTATCGGATCCGTCCACTGCAAAGATGATCATTGCCCGTTCCGGCATAACGCCTGAAGCTGTGATTCTTGAGATCGGCGCGGGATTAGGAGCGCTCACCATCCCTTTGGGAAAAATTTCAAGTCGTGTTTATGCGATAGAAAAAGATACGCAGCTGCTGGAAATATTAAAATCCGAACTGGCCTTGAATCGAATCGATCACGTCGAATTGCTGAACCGGGATATTCTGAAGGTCGATATTCCCGCTATCGCTCTAAGCACCGGACGGCCTTTGGTAGTATTCGGTAATCTTCCCTATAATATTTCCTCCCAGGTGCTCGTGCAGCTGATAACGGCAAGAAAACATCTGACGCGCTGTTTTCTGATGTTTCAAAAGGAATTGGCGCAGCGGTTGGTTGCCTTACCTGGAAACCGGGATTACGGACGCTTATCCGTTATGCTTCAGTATTGTGCAGCTATCAGGCCGCTGGCAACGATCAATGCGAACCTCTTCTATCCAAAACCGAAAATCGACTCAGAGATCATTGAAATCGATTTTACGCGAGCCCCCGGTTTTTCGGTTCAGGATGAAGCATTTTTATTTCTCGTTATCAAGGCCGCTTTTTCAAAACGACGCAAAACATTAAAAAATTCAATGTCAAAAAGCGTCCTTAAAATGGATACCAACCTGCTGATTCAAGGATTGGAAACCGCGGCCATAGACCCGGTCCGCCGGGCTGAAACCCTCTCTGTCGAGGAATTCGTTCGTCTGGCGGATTGTCTGTATAAACTGAAGTTTTGA
- a CDS encoding TRAP transporter small permease codes for MHTILKVLIGIRSLLKVLGATALTGMMAITCVDVVGRYLKHPIFGSVEITGFLASLTVILSLAYTHQMNGHIGVELFIRRFSKMTQDLIEIATNIIGIVLCSVITWQMYIYAQIIGESGEVSMNLEFPEHIIMYIASFCFFVLVLTMIEEIATTITRRVGNK; via the coding sequence ATGCATACCATATTAAAGGTGTTGATCGGAATAAGGTCGCTTTTGAAAGTCTTGGGCGCCACGGCGCTCACCGGGATGATGGCAATCACCTGTGTTGATGTTGTGGGTAGATACCTCAAACATCCAATTTTCGGGTCTGTGGAAATAACGGGATTTTTAGCATCTCTGACCGTCATTTTATCCCTGGCATATACACACCAGATGAACGGGCATATCGGTGTTGAACTTTTTATTCGGCGTTTTTCGAAAATGACACAAGATTTAATTGAAATAGCGACGAATATCATCGGCATTGTTCTTTGCAGCGTCATCACCTGGCAAATGTATATATATGCGCAAATTATCGGAGAATCCGGGGAAGTGTCCATGAATCTTGAGTTCCCGGAGCACATCATCATGTATATCGCCTCGTTTTGTTTCTTTGTGCTCGTATTGACCATGATTGAAGAAATCGCTACCACCATAACAAGAAGGGTTGGCAACAAATGA